The sequence CGCGCACCCGGGCGGGCCCGGAGCCACGCGCCGATGAGGCGCTCGCTGGCGCCTCCGACGCCACTGGGGTCGGCCCAGAAGGAATAGCAGTTAGCGGTGTCGAGCCAGACACCGCCACCGGCGACGAAGGAGTCGAGAATCGCGAAGGCCCGATCAAGGTCGACGCGAGTGCCGAAGTCCATGGTCCCGAGGACGATCTGAGAGGCGGTGGTATTCATGCCACCCATCGTCGGATCTGGAGCGCGCTCCAGATCAAGAGCGGTGGTGGCGGCCGATCCGGGGCGACCGACGGGAGTTGGCTGCGGCGCGCACCGTACCGACGACAGCCGACTGCCCGACGACGACAAGGAACTCGTCGAACGCTTAGGCGGGGGAGTCCTCGACGACACACACCGGCTCCTCAGCTCGGGATGCGAAGACCCCGACTACGACCTCGCGGCCATGTCGGTCGGCCGAGCGGGAGCAAATGCTCGCCGACCTGTGGAAGAGCGAACCGAAACCCCATCAGTTCGCGGCGACGGCACCTTCCACGAACCCCGCGTCCCGCACGCGATGGCTGCATGAACCAGCCCACAGGCAGCTCGAGTCACATCAGCATCTTGTGCCGTCCGCCCACGCCGAGACCTCCGCGGCACCCCGACGGACAGCTGCTTCCGGGTCCCTGGCGAGTTGCCCGCAGACCGCCGCGACGTCCAGCACACCATCCGGCCCCACGAGCGCGTCATGTACCCCGGTCTGCAGCCAATCAGCCTGGTGGTCGGCAGCCTCGGCAACCGCGAGAGCGATGAGCCTTACGGCGGCCACCGTCCCCACCCGGGCCAGCGCCTCCGCCGTATGCCGGGTCACCGCCGTGTCCTCGACGTCCAGCAACAGCCCCACCAACGCTTCCGCAGCCTCGGGAACATCAGCGAAGGAAGCGAGGTCACGCCCGGCACGAACACGTTGCGCCCACGAAGGAGACGAGGCCTCAACCAGGGCCGCCTCCAACCCACTCCTCGTCTCCGACACGACCAGACAGTCTCACGCCCCACGCAGAAGATCGAACCCCAGGCCGACGCTGCCACCCGCTTGACCAAGGCCACACAGGCACCCCTACACATGGCGATGGCCACGCCCACGCCCGCCGACTCCGCCCCGAGCACGTCTCTCCGACTCCGGCTATGTGTAGCCGCCCCGGCGAGGCATGTAGTGCTCGTCCCGCAACTGATCCTCCGTCGTGACGCGCATCCCCTTGCCCGCGTGCAGCAGCTTCGACGACTCCGTGCCGGAGACGGTCGCGGTCTCCTCGTCGTCGAAGGCGGCGACGTTGATGCCGTGCTTGTTGTGCTGGGCGTGGATCAGCTCGTGGCCGTAGAGCAGGAAGAAGGGGGAGATGGCCTCGCCCGGCTTGGCCCCCTCGCTGTCCTTGAAGTCGTGCGGCGCGGTCACCGTGGTGCTGGAACCGGCGCTCGGCCGGTCCGCCGAGGCGGCACGCGCGTCGGGCATCGAGTTGGAGTCCGCCTGCGCCGCGAGGTCGGTCTTCCCTATCGCGTCAACGACTTCGGGGTGGTAGGGAACGACACTCACCATGGGCGAGTGGGCGTTCGACGGCGAGGTCAGATCGTCCACCAGGGCGCGGCCACGCTGTCGGGAGAGGAGCCGGGCGTGCGCGGACAGCATCTGGGTGCCGTACCCGGGCAGCGCGGCGGGATCCCGGTCGTCGCCCACCGGGCGGGGCTTGTCCGACGTAGCGATGCCCTGCCCGCTGACGACCCGGGACCAGGTCTGGGACAGCTCGTCCTGAGCCTCGGTGTCGTCGGCGTCGATGTCCATACCGACGGGTCGCGTCCCGCTGTTGTTCCGCAGGATCTCGGCGTAGGAGAAGTGCCGCTTCTGGACGGCGTCGAGGAGTTCCTTCAGGCCGGTGTTCTTCGCGTTGTCCTCCCTGCCCCCGGGATCGTCGCGGAACTGCCGGTAGACCATGTGCTCGGCGTTGTCGAGCGTCTGGCCGAGCTTGTCGAGGTGCGCCTGCCGGGCCGGAGCCGCCTTGAAGCGCCAGGCGAAGCCCTTGGCGTCACCGATGAGTTTGTCGGCCGCGCCGAGCAATTCCGTCACGAAGTCGTGGATGTGCCGCACCTCCTCGGCCGGCTCGGTCGCCGTGTTCATGCGCTGCACCGGCGTGAGGGTCCGGGCCACAGCGTCGTTGCCCGCCATCCGTTGCAGGGCCAGCACCCCCTGAGGGCTCCGGTCGTGCGGCGACAGATGGTTCGCCTTCAGTACCGGCCGCTGCCCTGGGCCGGCCTCTGTGGCCCGCTCGGACTGCTTCTGCGCACGCATGTCGCTCCCATGACAATGACGGATCTCTACGTCGAAATTTATAGATCACCACGGGCGCCCGGCAGTTGGAAGGGCCATGGGGGCACACCCGGGGGCAGCAGGCTATCGGGCCGGGCGCAGGGCATCCGACCCTGTTGACGTGGCATGGCCAGTGCGGTCCGGCGGAGAAGGACTTGACGGCGCTCTTCCGCAGGCGGGTCAGACGCAGCCTCCGCCCTCCTGGACGATCCCTAGCTGCGTCGGTTCCTCAAGCACCCGAGCCTTCCGGCGTCTCCGGAGGGAGGCGGGAGTTCGACTGCTCAGCACAGAACCTGGACGTGTTGTTCGACATTCTGATCGCCCTGCTGATCGTCGGCGGCCACGCGGACCACTGCGGACTGGCGAACTGATCAAACGGGGAGCTTCAACGTTTACGTGATGACTTCAGCGCTGCGTGCGGCTGTCAGCCAGTGCGGGAATTCCTGCAGAAGTCGGTCGTACAGCAGTTCGTCGTCCAGCGTGCGGGGGTCGCGGCCGGCGTGGAAGAAGCCTGCGTTGTCGACGATACGGCAGGCGGGTACGGCCAGGGTGTCGAGGCGGTGCAGGAAGGCGAACTCGTTGTCGTCGGGGTCGCCGAATCCGACGAACTGCCAGAACAGCGGCAGGCGGGCGGCTTTGCACAGGTAGCGTTCGGCGGCAGCCCTGCTGGTGGGCCCGCCGTCCGTCTGGAAGATCACCAACGCAGGGTCTGTGCTGCCTGATTCGAGGTAGTGGTCGATGACCTCGTCCATGGCCCAGTGGTAGTTCGTACGCCCCATGTGGCCGAGGTTCTCGTGGAGTTTGTTGATGCGGCCCGGGTAGTTGCCCAGGTGCAGGTCGGTGGATCCGTCGATGTCGGTGGAGAAGAACACGACAGGCACGGTGCCGTCGTCGTCGAGATGGGCGGACAACGACAGGACCTGTTCGCTGAAGTGCTGCATGGTGCCGTCTTTGTAGTACGGCCGCATCGATCCGGACCGGTCCAGGACCAGATATACCGCGGCCCGCACTCCCTCAAGGCCGTGTGTGCGCAGGCTGGTGCCGGCGGTCTTGTAGAGACTGACAAGGTTCGGGGCTTGGGCCTGCACTTTGGTCAGGCTGATCGCCGGAACAGCGTCGTGTACCTCGGTCATGGTCGCCGTTTCTGTAGCGGGTGCGGTCGCCGTGGCGCGTGCCCTGGTAGCAGTGCGAGGCCGCTGCCGTCACTCCGGACAGTCTCGGCGACAACCGGGCAATCACATCACGGAACAGTCACTGTCCGCCAATAGCCGCACTCTGTCCGGCATTCACGGGCCTATCCTCACTTCTCCACCACATCAGCAGGGGGACACGTGAGCAGTCCGTACACCACACCGCCGGCTCCGCAGCCGAGCCGCACCGCTCCCCGATGGGCACGCAAACGCTACGTGCTGCCCGCCCTCGGTCTCGCCTTCTTCCTCGGCATCGGAGCTGGTGCCGGAACCCCCGACCCTGCTGACGACACCCGGACCGCGGCCGGCACGTCTCACCCCACGGCAACCGTCACGACCACCGTGACAGTGTCCCCGAAGGCGGAGCCTGCGCCCACCGTCACCGAAACGAAGACCGTCAAGACCAAGGTCACCGAGACCGTGACAGCGCAACCCGCCGTGGACACTGGCAGCGCAGACAACGACGACAGCGGTGGCGACGGCACCTATTACGCCAACTGCGATGCGGCCCGGGCCGCCGGAGCCGCGCCCGTCCACCTCGGCGAACCCGGCTACGCGCGTCACCTCGACCGTGACGGCGACGGCACCGGCTGCGATTCCTGACGGACCGCACACGCTCCTGAGAAAGGGAAACCTCGCAGGCTGGACCGCCTGGGCTGTGCCCTGGTCGGCAACGTGCGGATCGGTGTGTGTGAACGGGACGCTGGTGCCCACCCGCGATCACGCGGTGGCCGCGCGCGCGAAGAACTACCGGCTCACCCTCCACCGATCACCAGGTCGTCATCGACGCCGACACTCGCCTGCTCGTTGTGGTCGGGAGGCCGCTGCCGGGCAACCGGAACGACCGCGAAGCCCGGGAGGGGGCGGGGGGCAAGGCAGTGGTCGGTCGGACGAGCGTGCTGGCTGACGTCGGCCGTCCAGGAACCGGATCGATTATGCCGCACCGCCGTTCCTACGGCGAGGAGCTGCCCAGCTGGAAGCGGGAGCACAACCGCGCACACAAGCAGGGGGTGCCTTGTCAGTGTCCGCCAGGAGGCGGCGTGTGCCGCGGCCACCGCGTGCCAACCTGTTCCACAGCAGCGGCCCGGAACGCTTCCAGGAGGACACATCCGGGATACATCCCGAACGCTCCGTACTTCCAGCGGTAGTAGCAAGACCAGTAGCTCACCACGCGCCGCTCAGTGCGGGCGAAGAAGGCCGGGTTGCGAGCGATGAACTCCCCGTAGAGCCGGCGCTGCGGTGAGTCCGGCTCCGCGAGCCCGGGCAGTCCCCGGCCGATCGACTCAATGATCTCTAGCACGTATTCGCCGGCCAACTGCACCACGAACGGAACCACCCACGGCTCACCCGCCGCCGTGAGCTGATCGAGGTGCCGCTGGCGGACCCGGCCATCGTGGTGGCGGGAGTACAGGCAGTGCAAAATCATCTGCTGGGTTCCGGACAGGGCCCGCTCGAACCCGGCGTCCGGCTCCTCGTTGTAGACGCGCGACGGGATGGCGACGGTCTCGCCCTGCACCTCGACCTCGAAGGGCATCATCGGTGCGGAGCTGGTCTTCGGCATGACCGCCAGGGCACTCTGTACGTCACCGGCGAGACGGGTCGGAAATGCCGCCACCAGGGTGTGGGTGACGTTCGACGTATTGCGAGGCAACTGCACAACAGGAGGGTAGGCGGCGAACCTCTCGGTCTCTCGACCGCCCACCTCAACCTTGCGGGACAGCCCCAGCGTGCACCACTGGAGCTGCTCGACGAGAAGCGTGGCCCGTGTGGGAGCACCGCCCTCGGTCCGCAGCGCGATCAGCAGGCCGACGGAGTTCCGGCTGTTCCCCGCGTGCACGGGGATGGACCGTCGCGGCCGCCGCCTGCTACCAGTTGATCTCGGTCGCAAGGAAAGGCTCGTTCTCCGGAGCCTGCTTGCGGGCCGCCAGCACGCGCTCGGCGGCCGCGCCGACCGGTACGCGCAGGGGAGGTTCGTCCTGTTCGACGGTGTCGGCCACGGCGGAGGCCACAGCTTCCGGGGTGACCGACTCACCGCGCAGGGCACCGAGCGCGTCGAGCAACGGAGCGTACGGGTCCTTCTCCTTCACGAACACATGGGCGCGTTCAGCACCACCGGAGGAGACCGCGCCGGGCTGGATGACACTCACCTTGACGCCGAAGTGACCTGTCTCGATGGCGAGTGTCTCGGCGAGCGCCTCCAGTGCCCATTTACTGGCGCCGTACGGGCCGATCATCGGCAGCACCAGGCGACCCTGGATGCTGGAGATGAAGACGAGCCGCCCCGCGCCCTTTTCCCGCATCGCGGGAAGCACGCCCTGGACCACCCGCAACGCACCCAGGGTGTTGAGCTGGAAGAGCCGTTCGACCTCCGCGAGCGGCACGCTCTCCAGGGGCGCGCGCACGGTGTCCCCGGCGTTGCTGATCAGTACGTCGATGTCGCCGGCGTCCCTCATGGCCTGGTCGACACTCTCCTGGTCCGTGACGTCGAGGCGCAGGCGCCGGTCGACGGGGAGGTCGGCCAGCTGGTCCGGACGGCGTGCGGTGGCGACCACCCGGTGGCCGCGGCCGGCGAGTTCGCTGGCGATGGCCCGGCCGATACCTCTGGACGCGCCGGTGACGAGTACGGACGACATGGTGAACCTCCTGGTTCGTCGGGGGTGGACCGACCCGGCCGGGGAGTCGACCGGGCCGGGGCTTCGGCTCAGGCGGCGGCCTTGTCGCCGACGAGGTTGCCCTTCATGAGCCATGTCGGGCCTTCGGCGTAGGCACTGGCCTGCGCGAAGAACGCGGCGAAGTAGGGGCCACCGGCGTGCGCGTTGAAGGCGTCGACGTCCGCGTAGACCTCGTTCAGATAGAAGACGTCGGGATTCTCCTCGTCGGCGATGACCTCGAACCGATGCGAGCCGGGTTCGTTCGCGAGTGAGTCGCGCGCGGTCCGCCCGGCCGCTTCGACGAAGTCGTCGCGGTGCTCGGGCTGGACGGTGAAGGAAACCAGGAATTGGTACATGGGCCGCTCTCCTGAAGCTCGACATCCCGACAGTTCAGTGACTGAACTGCTCTGCTCGTCACCGTAGCACGCACCAGTTCGGTGAGTGAACTGGCTCTGTTAGAATCGGCGTATGACGCTCCCCAACACCTACGCGGACCGGAACTGCCCGCTGGCGCGGACTCTGGAGGTCGTCGGAGAGCGCTGGACACTCCTGATCGTCCGAGACGCGTTCTACGGGGTGCGCCGGTTCGGGGACTTCGCCACGCAGCTCGGGATCCCGCGCGCCGTCCTGACCTCGCGACTCAAGTCCCTGGTGCAGGAGGGCGTACTCACACGTGACGACGACAGCGCGGGCGGCGTCGAGTACCGGCTGACCGCCAAGGGCATCGCCCTGTGGCCGGTCGTGCACTCCCTGATGAACTGGGGCGAGGCCTTCTACTCGCCCGACGGACGGAAGCGCGTCCTCCGCCACGACCAGGACGGAGGCTTCCTCGACACCGAGGGACGCTGCCAGGAGTGCGGCTCGGCCGTCCGGGTTCCGGAGATCCGGCTGGAGACCGGCCCCGGATTCCAGCCGTCGGACTCCGTCCAGGACCCGGTGTCCGCCGCGATCAACACCCCGCGCCGCCTGCTCGAACCGATCACGCCACCACGCGCATCCCGCTGAGGGCTTTCGGCGAAGCGTTCGCGGCCGCCGTGGGCAGATCGCCTCCGGTTCGGCGGTTCCCGAAGGCTGCGACGGCCGGCCTGGATCCGGGTCCTCAGGTGTCGAACCCGAGGTGGGCGAAGACGACGTCCCGTACCCGCAGAACCGCGCCGGGATCGATCGCGGCGAGTACCGGTACCGCGTGTTGCCAGCCCTCCGGGGTGAGGGCCTCGGCGAGGAGGAGCCGTGCGCGCGGGAGGTCGGGGCCGGAGGGGGACGGGAGGAGGCGGGTGGCCAGGCGGCGGGCGAGCAGGATGACGTCGGACGGGTCATGGAGCGGAACCGGTACCCGGTCGCCGGGCAGCAGGGCGGCGTACGCGGCGAGGTGCGCGAAGGCCGCCGCGCGATGCTCCGGGTCCTCTCCGCGCTCGGCCGTGGTCCGGGCGGTCCCGTGGTCGCCGAGCGCGGCGTGGACGAGGGCCGACCCGCTCACCGCCCGGGCGTCACCGGGCCTCGGCGGCGCGTATCTCGGAATCCTGTCGAGGCGCCTGCGCGCGCCGGCCGGGTCGGTGGCGGCAGTCAGCAGGCCGAGCAGTACCTCTCTGCTGTCCGGGTGGGGCCCGTCGTGGCCCGGGTAGCCGTTGCCGTCCTCGTACACGAGGTCCGGGACGGCCGGGGAGTGCGGCGAGTGCGGGACCTGCCTGACGCGCGCGCCGAGTTCACCGTCGTGGAGCCCCACCGCGACGAGCAGCGGTGCGAGGGCGAGCACGGGATCGCCGCCCACGCCGCCGGGTACGCCGCCGAGCAGGTCGTCCACCAGCCGGGCCGCCGCCGCCGGATCGTGCGGCCACAGTCCCGCAGCGGCCTCCACACGGGCACGATCGCGGTCGTACGTTCTCGGCGGGTCGTCCTCGTGCGCCGGTGCCCGCAGGATGTCCGCGACGCGTTCGGAGGCGCCGGCCCATGCCAGGGACTGGACGGCGGTGGTCATGGGGGAGGGAGTCGCCCAGTCTCCGTCGAGCGCGAACGACAGATCGACGGCCGCTTCGGCGAGACGCAGCGCCCGGCCGGGGTCGAGGGCGGCGACGGCCAGCGACACGGCGGCGAGGCCCCAGGCGCGTACGGATGGTTCGGCGATCGCCGCCACGAGTCGCTCCGCCTCGTCGGGCCGGCCCGCGGTGGCGAGGGCACCCGCCAGGGCGGCGAGACGCTCCTGATCGACCGGGGGTACCTCCGTGGTGGTTCGCCGCGGTCCGTGCTCCGCTGTGTGGAGCAGTTCCAGTGCCCGCCGCGGGTCGGTCGCGGCGAGGTGCCCGGCGAGGACGACGAGCACCTCGGCGGCCTCCCACCAGGAGGGGCCGTCCGGTGCGGAGTACTCCTGGGCGACCAGCGTGGCCACCAACTGCTCGGCGGCACCGGCACCGGCACCGGCACCGGCACCGGTGCGTAGGAGGGACTCGACGACGCGCTGAGTGGTGTCGTCGATGTCGCCGTCGAGTACGCCCGCCCGCCGGGACCGTTCGCGTGCCGCCCAGGCCTCGGTGGTCGAACCCCGGCGGGCCCAGCCTTCGGCGACCACCGACCAGACGACCCGCTGGGCACGCAGCCTGCCGGGATCGCCGAGGTGTTCCGCGAGCCGGTGGGCCTCTGTCATCCGGCCGGCCGCGACGAGCGCGCAGACGTCGCCACACGTCGCCTTGTCATCGGCTCCGTGACCGGCACCGTACTGACCTCCGCGCGGCCTCGCCGCGGGCTGCAGGGCCAGGCGCTCGGCCTCGTCGGGGTGCGTGTCCCGAAGGGCCTCCGCGGCGATCGCGTAGAGGTTCTCGAAGTCGCTGGTGTCACGACACCGGGCGAGCTCGGCCACCTCCCCGCAGAGCCGTGTCGCGTCCTCCGGAAGGCCGCACGCCGAGTACGCCCCGGCGAGGGCCGCCAGGACACGCACCCGGT is a genomic window of Streptomyces sp. NBC_00414 containing:
- a CDS encoding winged helix-turn-helix transcriptional regulator; its protein translation is MTLPNTYADRNCPLARTLEVVGERWTLLIVRDAFYGVRRFGDFATQLGIPRAVLTSRLKSLVQEGVLTRDDDSAGGVEYRLTAKGIALWPVVHSLMNWGEAFYSPDGRKRVLRHDQDGGFLDTEGRCQECGSAVRVPEIRLETGPGFQPSDSVQDPVSAAINTPRRLLEPITPPRASR
- a CDS encoding vWA domain-containing protein yields the protein MTEVHDAVPAISLTKVQAQAPNLVSLYKTAGTSLRTHGLEGVRAAVYLVLDRSGSMRPYYKDGTMQHFSEQVLSLSAHLDDDGTVPVVFFSTDIDGSTDLHLGNYPGRINKLHENLGHMGRTNYHWAMDEVIDHYLESGSTDPALVIFQTDGGPTSRAAAERYLCKAARLPLFWQFVGFGDPDDNEFAFLHRLDTLAVPACRIVDNAGFFHAGRDPRTLDDELLYDRLLQEFPHWLTAARSAEVIT
- a CDS encoding excalibur calcium-binding domain-containing protein, whose protein sequence is MSSPYTTPPAPQPSRTAPRWARKRYVLPALGLAFFLGIGAGAGTPDPADDTRTAAGTSHPTATVTTTVTVSPKAEPAPTVTETKTVKTKVTETVTAQPAVDTGSADNDDSGGDGTYYANCDAARAAGAAPVHLGEPGYARHLDRDGDGTGCDS
- a CDS encoding putative quinol monooxygenase; translation: MYQFLVSFTVQPEHRDDFVEAAGRTARDSLANEPGSHRFEVIADEENPDVFYLNEVYADVDAFNAHAGGPYFAAFFAQASAYAEGPTWLMKGNLVGDKAAA
- a CDS encoding SDR family oxidoreductase; translated protein: MSSVLVTGASRGIGRAIASELAGRGHRVVATARRPDQLADLPVDRRLRLDVTDQESVDQAMRDAGDIDVLISNAGDTVRAPLESVPLAEVERLFQLNTLGALRVVQGVLPAMREKGAGRLVFISSIQGRLVLPMIGPYGASKWALEALAETLAIETGHFGVKVSVIQPGAVSSGGAERAHVFVKEKDPYAPLLDALGALRGESVTPEAVASAVADTVEQDEPPLRVPVGAAAERVLAARKQAPENEPFLATEINW